In Rhizobium sp. CIAT894, the genomic window CCACCGTGATATCGCCGTCATAGACGACGGACGGCGTCTGTTGCTCCATCACATAGGTCCGCACCTCGCCAGGAAGCACGACAGAGGCGGTCGGTGCGGGATCGGTGACGATGACGGTGCTCTGCGCGAAGGCGGCGGAACTGATGGTCAGCATGGCGGCCGCAGCCAGCATGATCTTGCGCATGGGATGTTCTCCTTCTTAAACCTGAGACATCAAGGCAACGCCAGCCGTGCGGCATAGTTCCCGCGCAACCTTTCGGCCAATGCAGACGGCAGACGCCATGAGCAACAACGAAGTTGTTGATAAATCAGTTTGTGCACCATACGGTTGAGCTGTTCGAATCACGTTCAGTGCGCGTTCGTTCAATGACGGCAGGGGTGTGTTTTACGCTTCGTTAACCATGTTGGCGATTTATACCCTGTGAACGGCCAGTCGGTCGTTGATTCGAAGGTCCGTCGCGTTTCGGTTTGCGAATGGATATCTGAAAGACGAATGCGGCGGCTCGAGACATGCGTTTGCGGAAGACGATATCGCTGATGGCCGTATTGAGCACGATGGCCGGCTGCACCTCGACAGGCGGTGTGCGCCAGCCTTCCGGGCCCGAAACCGTGGCGCCTGAAAAGGCGCTGGTGCTGCCGCCGCCGGGCGGCCCGTCGATCGTCAGCGTCGTCGAGCGCAAGCGTGGCAACGGCGTCGAGCAGACCGTATCGCTCTTTACCTCATCCTCCGTGCCCGGCCAGAATTTTCTGAAGGTGCAGTTCCTCGGCGCTTCCGGGGCCAATCCCGGGGCGGGCGATGCGGGCTTCAGCATGATCAATGAGAGCGGCATCCGTCGCGAAGTGGCCCGCGCGGCTCCCGGCGTGCCGATGGCGACGTCGGCGACCTTCCTGCAGAACGCTTATGGCCCCTTCGGTTACGCCTCCGGCCGCAGCCCTGCCGGCGACAGCTGCATCTATGCCTGGCAGCAGATCCGCTCGAGCGTCAACGCCATGAGCCAAGCGCGCAATTTCGGCATGATCCAGCTGCGCCTGCGTCTCTGTGATGCTAGGGCGAGCGAGCGCCAGCTGCTGGGCATCGTCTACGGTTATACCGTCACCGGCACCTTCGACGGTGCGACCTGGAACCCCTACGGCAATCCGCCGCCGGCCGATGTCGCGCTCGGACGCACCGGCGCGCCTGTCTATCCCGACGAGGGCGGTTATCGCCCCAGCCCGATGCCGATCGGTTATGAGCCGGCGCCTGCCATCGGCAGCCGGCCGCGGGTCGTTCCCGTGCGCAGCGCTCCGGCGTCGCAGCCGGCGGGGGGCGCGACATCCTTGCCGGCTCCTATCGGTCCGCGCGTGCCGCTGCCGGGCGATGCGCCGCAGGCGAGCGCCAGACCGGCTGTGGTAACCGAGCCGGTCGAACAATCCGCAAGGGCGATCGGCGTCACCGTGCCGTCGCCGGACTGCATAGGCGACGTGGCCATGACGGCCGCCTGCCTGAAATAATGAGCATGCCCGGAACGCCGGATGGTGTCCCGGTTGAGCAATTTCGAAGGAACGTCGATGCGCAAAGCCCGCAGTGTCATCATAT contains:
- a CDS encoding DUF1236 domain-containing protein → MRKIMLAAAAMLTISSAAFAQSTVIVTDPAPTASVVLPGEVRTYVMEQQTPSVVYDGDITVGATLPDTVEVHTVPNIDGYGYTVINERRVIVEPKTHRVIQVLE
- the bcsN gene encoding cellulose biosynthesis protein BcsN — translated: MRLRKTISLMAVLSTMAGCTSTGGVRQPSGPETVAPEKALVLPPPGGPSIVSVVERKRGNGVEQTVSLFTSSSVPGQNFLKVQFLGASGANPGAGDAGFSMINESGIRREVARAAPGVPMATSATFLQNAYGPFGYASGRSPAGDSCIYAWQQIRSSVNAMSQARNFGMIQLRLRLCDARASERQLLGIVYGYTVTGTFDGATWNPYGNPPPADVALGRTGAPVYPDEGGYRPSPMPIGYEPAPAIGSRPRVVPVRSAPASQPAGGATSLPAPIGPRVPLPGDAPQASARPAVVTEPVEQSARAIGVTVPSPDCIGDVAMTAACLK